A single genomic interval of Littorina saxatilis isolate snail1 linkage group LG17, US_GU_Lsax_2.0, whole genome shotgun sequence harbors:
- the LOC138952386 gene encoding uncharacterized protein, whose product MQTLDDENDCPNVEESTWERKVLQLVAVGRWQDIEDTLHKVAEASRQEWWTPKDASHAADLAFASHIVPHCAKGQLESLLTSLVERGMWESVGEVFRHWDVSDSLGQWAVLEACKYCDDTFDSTGSPITGSILPFCADEHVDSAVTTLVETRKWGIMLTMFKQHYPVSESHKQWALQEACKHWSVSFDYEKSIINSILPLCADNQRDSVLTILVERQLWDAAHFVMHWGVSDSVRRWAVLEAFRKCNDGTQLACSMLLHCAEDQLDSVATTLVERGVWSALGMVLAQGVSDRVRRWAVREACERYEEGHFPDWLYGDPFIKDEILPHIADDQVESLLEILVERRFWSAVGELLHRDTVSSPLRRWAVLEACKHCVVKQAHSSEFLINEILSHCANDQMDSVLTLLVEKRQWQAVAEVLKQDCVSAFQKQWAMLEACKHYEDFQIDTEVDEGFFINNILCHCSGDWVESVLKTFVQQHHWLPTITLLGMGVTDNFKQWAVHETCTHADEHTIYNVFSHCADDQLDSVMATLVERRFWAAVGSMFQRAVSDSVKRWALLETCKHWTDGLEKLNQFIIRSVLPHCTENQLDSVLIILVEECVWQATGQGLKLGVSDSKRRWVVHHACARADEETLLQNILEHYAYEDIQSVLKLTSSRNLWKAFLVLLQHFIIDTLHHWSGTLKEESEPDEETFWAVVRNPCEGVETVSHEIWRSVCSCEFPNCLKKRLDWDTHLCEVLFESLLEAMKEVWLTGRHNETVDQSVADLARLAVHAVHQEIKQIALESDKHSASNLRLCIQKLHDQFSDSGNRWSPFFAIYFIKHLICEYHKRRAWTQMTITILVVLTTVSVVPQIQSVALGFMLRHKRWDIITDACLSYVCEHVRRELFQAAVKQRQWNAVKQWTDHTLYDDQRWWALKEAYKEKQWEVYLLLADHGLTEVEVMHVHHQLVLFANWKVVLQSFERGSYVTEAKEVLIEKLRQLAASEISGKTQRKQPLHPIEKHKILNRIHRVVKLEKKLLKQKTNINTATNKNFKWQVALCRVVRCPEIDHRFVQKVAKEAMESKAWHVVMQLSKLAMNAAQRDSLFPEMVRQQQWCVCRALLEKGISIQLCLDALPQLMDKSQWTLVARMVEYDVHDDVRRHVMSRALERREGSVVWKCISTLGHNLSVEERKTIFHQAFHRNIWQAVKPLVEEKDVLGIRHRDIALLEAIEQHQWDVVDHCQRHHADINMRDSEGHTAAHRAARAEDWEAVKELTMRDGDPNLLDNDGLSVLHRAIRAEQWDVAKLLIQFHGDIHLAAQPPLYPTDSQTSLQMLITARQVEVIESTLMWCPDQWKGVNAKRETTLHAACASGWPSILYHLIARKVDPLVVTGTGKSALCYAVLCKDIPHETVAECIRLGFSTHQPHLLKPKRRYPGKPQDVFRSPLALALMRGLPRVTQMLYESGACSSSQLSEMNHHLHELTMERFHFQYEFERLWYDVNPMCSVISADENKELNWEGTIRGVRLVDFTKESQVHPIRPSSWVPPSWEMYGFQRPSYLFDVAFMKESASFLRQMSSTPRSLQSTCRLMISRCLTLSKTRHGDIAQLPLSRMMKKYLMFSDLSDLCLKEDADLAQREVVCESDQSDEEECYDF is encoded by the coding sequence ATGCAGACTTTGGACGACGAGAACGATTGTCCAAACGTTGAAGAAAGCACGTGGGAGAGAAAAGTGCTGCAACTGGTAGCCGTAGGGCGATGGCAGGACATAGAGGACACGTTGCACAAGGTAGCTGAAGCTTCTCGACAGGAATGGTGGACTCCAAAGGACGCTTCACATGCAGCGGATCTTGCATTTGCTAGTCATATCGTACCTCACTGTGCTAAAGGCCAGCTGGAGTCACTGCTGACTTCACTGGTAGAGCGAGGCATGTGGGAGTCGGTCGGAGAGGTCTTCAGGCATTGGGATGTCAGCGACTCTCTGGGGCAGTGGGCAGTGCTGGAAGCATGCAAGTATTGTGATGACACGTTTGATAGCACTGGGAGCCCCATAACAGGCAGTATACTACCGTTTTGCGCCGACGAGCATGTCGACTCAGCGGTGACGACCTTGGTGGAGACACGAAAGTGGGGGATCATGCTGACCATGTTCAAGCAGCATTACCCGGTCAGCGAGTCTCACAAGCAGTGGGCACTACAGGAGGCCTGCAAACACTGGAGCGTTAGCTTCGACTATGAAAAGAGCATCATCAACAGCATCTTGCCTCTGTGCGCTGACAACCAGCGAGACTCTGTGTTGACGATACTGGTAGAGCGGCAGCTGTGGGACGCGGCTCATTTTGTAATGCACTGGGGCGTCAGTGACTCCGTTCGACGTTGGGCGGTGCTTGAAGCGTTTAGGAAATGCAATGATGGGACGCAGCTGGCGTGTTCCATGCTGTTACATTGTGCGGAGGACCAGCTGGACAGTGTTGCAACCACCCTGGTGGAAAGAGGAGTGTGGTCGGCCTTAGGTATGGTACTTGCACAAGGTGTCAGTGACCGTGTTCGGCGATGGGCTGTTAGAGAAGCGTGTGAACGGTACGAAGAGGGTCACTTCCCTGATTGGTTATACGGTGACCCTTTCATAAAAGACGAAATACTTCCTCACATCGCCGACGACCAGGTCGAGTCCCTGTTGGAAATTTTGGTTGAACGACGCTTTTGGTCCGCCGTGGGAGAGCTGCTTCATCGAGATACCGTGAGTAGCCCCCTGAGAAGATGGGCAGTGCTTGAAGCCTGCAAACACTGTGTGGTAAAACAAGCACACAGCAGCGAGTTCCTGATCAATGAAATACTTTCCCACTGTGCAAACGATCAGATGGACTCTGTGTTGACGCTGCTGGTAGAAAAGCGTCAGTGGCAGGCCGTCGCAGAAGTGTTAAAGCAAGATTGTGTGAGCGCTTTTCAAAAGCAATGGGCAATGCTGGAAGCTTGCAAGCATTACGAGGATTTTCAAATCGACACTGAGGTCGACGAGGGCTTTTTTATAAACAACATACTGTGTCACTGTTCCGGTGACTGGGTGGAATCCGTGCTGAAAACGTTCGTGCAGCAACATCATTGGCTCCCTACAATTACTTTGCTAGGCATGGGTGTCACCGACAATTTCAAACAATGGGCAGTACATGAAACGTGCACACACGCAGATGAACACACTATATATAATGTGTTCTCTCACTGCGCAGATGATCAGCTAGACTCAGTGATGGCAACCCTGGTTGAACGACGCTTCTGGGCAGCTGTGGGAAGCATGTTTCAACGAGCTGTTAGTGACTCTGTAAAACGGTGGGCCCTACTAGAAACCTGTAAGCATTGGACAGATGGCTTGGAGAAACTGAATCAGTTTATTATCCGTTCAGTGCTTCCTCATTGCACGGAAAACCAGCTGGACTCTGTGCTGATAATACTCGTAGAAGAGTGCGTATGGCAGGCCACAGGCCAGGGATTGAAGCTAGGTGTCAGTGACTCAAAACGGCGTTGGGTTGTACACCACGCTTGCGCACGTGCAGACGAAGAAACTCTTCTACAGAACATCCTCGAGCATTATGCGTACGAAGACATCCAGTCTGTGCTGAAACTGACAAGCTCGCGAAACCTGTGGAAGGCCTTCCTTGTACTGCTGCAACATTTTATTATCGACACACTACACCATTGGTCTGGTACCCTGAAGGAAGAGTCAGAACCAGACGAAGAAACGTTCTGGGCTGTGGTCAGAAATCCTTGTGAGGGGGTAGAAACTGTGTCGCATGAAATCTGGCGATCGGTATGCTCTTGTGAATTTCCAAACTGTCTGAAAAAGCGGCTGGACTGGGACACACACCTGTGTGAAGTACTGTTTGAGTCCCTTCTGGAGGCCATGAAAGAAGTATGGTTGACTGGACGGCACAATGAAACTGTCGACCAGTCTGTTGCAGATCTAGCGCGATTAGCAGTTCATGCTGTACACCAGGAAATCAAGCAAATTGCACTGGAATCTGATAAACACTCAGCGTCAAATTTAAGGTTGTGCATTCAGAAGCTGCATGACCAGTTTTCTGATAGTGGCAACAGATGGAGTCCTTTCTTCGCGATTTATTTCATCAAGCATCTCATATGTGAGTATCACAAGCGTAGGGCATGGACACAAATGACCATCACCATTCTCGTAGTGCTGACCACTGTCTCCGTTGTTCCTCAAATACAGAGCGTCGCCCTGGGATTCATGCTGCGTCACAAGAGATGGGACATTATCACCGACGCCTGTCTGTCTTACGTGTGTGAACACGTTCGGCGTGAATTGTTCCAGGCAGCCGTGAAGCAGAGACAGTGGAATGCTGTCAAGCAGTGGACAGACCATACACTGTACGACGATCAGCGATGGTGGGCCCTGAAAGAAGCTTACAAAGAGAAGCAGTGGGAGGTTTACTTGCTTCTGGCGGACCACGGGCTGACAGAGGTAGAAGTAATGCACGTGCATCACCAGTTGGTCTTGTTCGCAAACTGGAAAGTCGTGCTGCAGTCGTTCGAACGCGGTTCGTATGTGACTGAAGCAAAAGAGGTGTTAATAGAGAAACTACGACAATTAGCAGCCTCTGAAATCTCAGGCAAAACCCAAAGAAAACAGCCTTTGCATCCCATAGAGAAGCACAAAATCCTGAACAGAATTCACAGGGTCGTGAAACTTGAAAAGAAACTGCTCAAACAGAAAACTAATATAAATACAGCTACCAATAAGAACTTTAAATGGCAAGTGGCACTCTGCAGGGTAGTGCGCTGCCCTGAAATCGACCACAGGTTTGTACAGAAGGTTGCTAAGGAGGCAATGGAAAGCAAGGCCTGGCATGTGGTGATGCAGCTCAGCAAGTTGGCAATGAACGCAGCGCAGCGGGACTCTCTGTTCCCTGAGATGGTCAGACAACAACAgtggtgtgtgtgcagagcgctGCTGGAGAAAGGCATCAGCATACAGCTCTGTCTCGATGCCCTGCCACAGCTGATGGACAAAAGCCAGTGGACTCTCGTGGCAAGAATGGTGGAGTACGACGTGCACGATGACGTCAGGCGTCACGTCATGTCACGTGCTTTGGAGCGCAGGGAAGGGAGCGTGGTGTGGAAGTGTATCAGCACTCTAGGGCACAACCTCTCTGTGGAAGAAAGGAAGACGATATTTCACCAGGCCTTTCACCGCAACATCTGGCAAGCTGTCAAGCCACTGGTTGAGGAAAAGGACGTCCTTGGAATTCGGCATCGTGACATCGCTCTATTGGAAGCCATTGAGCAGCACCAGTGGGACGTGGTGGACCACTGTCAGCGTCACCATGCCGACATCAACATGCGGGACAGTGAAGGCCACACAGCGGCACACAGAGCAGCTAGGGCCGAGGACTGGGAGGCAGTGAAGGAGCTGACAATGAGAGATGGTGACCCCAACCTGCTGGACAACGACGGGCTCTCTGTGCTGCACAGAGCGATAAGAGCGGAGCAGTGGGATGTTGCGAAGCTCCTGATTCAGTTCCATGGGGACATTCACTTGGCTGCTCAGCCACCACTCTACCCGACAGACTCGCAGACATCACTGCAAATGTTGATAACCGCGCGTCAAGTGGAGGTCATCGAATCCACGTTGATGTGGTGTCCTGACCAGTGGAAGGGAGTGAATGCAAAACGTGAAACGACTCTCCATGCCGCGTGCGCGTCGGGTTGGCCCAGTATACTTTACCATCTCATCGCCCGGAAAGTCGACCCGTTGGTAGTGACGGGGACTGGAAAGTCGGCGTTATGCTATGCTGTTCTATGCAAAGACATTCCGCATGAGACAGTGGCGGAGTGCATCAGACTTGGCTTCAGCACACATCAACCTCACCTACTGAAACCTAAGCGGCGGTACCCTGGCAAGCCACAGGACGTGTTTCGGTCCCCTCTGGCGCTGGCCTTGATGCGTGGCTTGCCCCGTGTGACGCAGATGCTGTATGAATCTGGTGCCTGTTCCAGCAGTCAGTTGTCTGAGATGAACCATCACCTTCACGAACTTACAATGGAGAGATTTCACTTTCAGTATGAGTTCGAAAGGCTGTGGTACGATGTTAACCCTATGTGTTCCGTTATCAGTGCTGATGAGAACAAAGAACTCAACTGGGAAGGAACCATCCGCGGGGTCAGATTGGTTGACTTCACGAAGGAATCTCAAGTTCATCCAATCCGACCGAGCAGCTGGGTCCCACCCAGTTGGGAAATGTACGGTTTCCAACGGCCCAGTTATCTGTTTGATGTTGCTTTCATGAAGGAATCAGCCAGTTTCTTGAGGCAAATGTCCAGCACCCCTCGGAGCCTGCAGTCCACGTGTCGCCTGATGATCTCCCGCTGCCTCACACTCAGCAAGACACGTCACGGAGATATTGCACAGCTCCCCCTGTCGCGAATGATGAAGAAATACCTgatgttctccgacctctccgACCTCTGCTTGAAGGAGGATGCAGACCTTGCTCAGCGGGAGGTCGTCTGCGAGTCCGATCAGTCTGACGAAGAAGAATGTTATGATTTCTAG
- the LOC138952565 gene encoding treacle protein-like, protein MVDISPKDRLVLKRNGNLQKQLDFTLQILNEEYRQTKERMYKDERECGMFLQTLYSTVPGLHCYGQPDTRAMNSNSMLKERRFSIISFLSGDDDDDDDDSRPHRPFSRDSTLTRTFAGSAPSQARSGTPESRPRSGKQDGRSSTPAEGRPRSGKQEGGGRRMSCAAPAPGTRPWSGKQEGFGASSRPYAAAEPPGGRDGLGGRLGSAKGEGRNRSRPGALRSGAAGGRVGRGGRPQSAMTGHSRPSTAFSQQSRTQPPQYGSDAYTEHDLSVRDKVIDKFKVIFDPETLARKVNLSTMATPLVVVDPDFEDTDDNMTTTTGSALLDQNNVDVIRVNGEQFNISTKPSGPRRVVWSAQPSRRVRTVSAPNSARPERPSSEAPPISHPASSIGRSATFSAARPASSSARPKSSKLHSSSLSSMNGKAKSGAWTHMGSSDTRTVPVTLDPKVQALALQRSLPVHYLGRASPLSNVSSRDEEDSEDSDDQMQSPSVNATKPDSNTSQRKQQRKKVSDDAIVLGRVKSPAATLNHSVPRENCQDTHETKRAHAKTSNSSQPQLKGNERTRKTSVLKTSGQSADAQSHPSNQLRIPGKQHPYNNHNDQRNDTASEGDSSSTRWSVVKNAVRRPKSHQSETSDIEIVTPPVALMAKLMRAGHPVGSSSAGAKRPKTAPSKSELSHRSMPAPRQTVAGILAQIENQKANTRHMLRESKQLQKMIKNLVPWEQGLDD, encoded by the coding sequence ACTCTGTACAGCACGGTCCCAGGCCTACACTGCTACGGGCAGCCAGACACGCGGGCCATGAACAGCAACTCCATGCTCAAGGAACGCCGCTTCTCCATCATCTCTTTTCTCAGCggcgacgatgacgacgatgacgacgactcTCGCCCCCACAGGCCCTTCTCTCGAGACTCCACTCTCACACGAACATTCGCTGGCTCAGCGCCATCCCAGGCAAGAAGCGGTACTCCGGAGTCGAGACCCCGCAGCGGAAAACAGGACGGGCGATCGTCCACTCCTGCAGAAGGAAGACCTCGAAGCGGTAAGCAGGAGGGTGGAGGGAGGAGGATGTCTTGCGCTGCGCCAGCTCCGGGAACTAGACCGTGGAGCGGAAAGCAGGAGGGGTTTGGTGCCAGCAGTAGGCCCTACGCAGCAGCAGAACCGCCAGGAGGCAGAGATGGACTTGGTGGAAGGTTGGGTTCAGCGAAGGGTGAAGGGAGGAATCGCAGCAGACCTGGAGCTCTGAGAAGCGGGGCTGCTGGTGGGAGAGTAGGCAGAGGTGGAAGACCTCAAAGCGCCATGACGGGCCACAGCAGACCGTCCACTGCGTTTAGTCAGCAGTCGCGCACTCAGCCTCCGCAGTACGGGAGCGACGCCTACACGGAGCACGACCTCTCCGTCCGCGACAAGGTCATCGACAAGTTCAAGGTCATTTTCGACCCGGAGACCCTGGCCAGGAAGGTCAACCTCAGCACCATGGCAACGCCCCTTGTGGTGGTGGATCCAGACTTTGAAGACACTGATGACAATATGACAACGACTACAGGCAGCGCACTCCTCGACCAGAACAACGTGGACGTGATCCGCGTGAACGGAGAGCAGTTCAACATCAGCACCAAACCCTCAGGCCCAAGGCGGGTTGTGTGGAGCGCTCAACCCAGCAGAAGGGTCAGAACAGTTTCAGCCCCTAACAGCGCCAGGCCAGAACGCCCCAGCTCCGAAGCTCCGCCCATTTCTCATCCGGCTTCTTCCATTGGACGATCAGCGACGTTCTCTGCCGCTCGCCCTGCTTCTTCTTCGGCACGTCCAAAAAGTTCCAAGCTGCACTCTTCTTCGCTGTCTTCGATGAACGGTAAAGCCAAGTCTGGTGCCTGGACTCACATGGGGTCGTCGGATACAAGGACTGTTCCTGTTACTCTGGATCCAAAAGTTCAAGCTCTGGCTCTGCAAAGGAGTTTACCCGTTCATTATCTAGGCAGGGCGTCGCCGCTTTCCAACGTCTCTTCGCGTGATGAGGAGGACTCTGAAGACTCTGATGATCAGATGCAGAGTCCCTCTGTAAACGCGACAAAACCTGATAGCaatacttctcaaagaaagcaacagagaaagaaagtatCCGATGACGCGATTGTACTTGGTCGTGTGAAAAGCCCGGCTGCAACCTTGAACCACAGTGTTCCCAGGGAAAACTGTCAGGACACCCACGAAACAAAGCGTGCACACGCCAAAACTAGTAACTCCAGTCAACCGCAGCTCAAAGGGAACGAACGGACGAGAAAAACGTCAGTACTTAAAACCTCAGGGCAAAGTGCCGACGCTCAATCTCACCCATCAAACCAACTGCGGATACCAGGAAAACAACACCCTTACAACAACCACAACGACCAGCGCAACGACACAGCCTCAGAAGGGGACAGCAGTTCCACAAGATGGTCAGTGGTCAAGAACGCCGTCAGACGTCCCAAGTCCCACCAGTCCGAGACCAGCGACATCGAAATCGTCACGCCCCCTGTCGCCCTGATGGCCAAGCTGATGCGTGCAGGACACCCAGTTGGCAGCAGCAGCGCGGGAGCCAAACGTCCCAAGACGGCACCCAGCAAGTCTGAGCTGAGCCATCGCTCCATGCCGGCCCCTAGGCAAACTGTTGCGGGCATCCTGGCCCAGATCGAGAATCAGAAGGCCAACACCCGCCACATGCTCAGGGAAAGCAAGCAGCTGCAGAAGATGATCAAGAACCTCGTGCCTTGGGAGCAGGGTTTGGATGACTGA